In Longimicrobium sp., a genomic segment contains:
- a CDS encoding AI-2E family transporter: MGMLFLFLWRFFWLVHGAVFVVLLAILIAIVIHQPARWLAKHGLPFRIGLVLMVILFVGSMVGLLWAMIPQVVSQMRVLAVQLPATVEHAQTWLGEETGQGPNSELARNVTRQFTDFVGRFVPLAFNMITTVLGSFAIIVLASFFAAQPNLYRSLLLGLVSPEARPQWTRIYDEAGRSLRSWVIGKALTMLLIGVVTYVGLTLFKIPGALALAAFAALMEFIPNFGPTIAAAPAMMVAFTISPMTAVYVALFYFLLQQVQNAITVPLVEQRAVNIPPAVLLVWQLMLALGFGLMALFVATPLLAVIVVAVRVLYVEPQEARSQWDRREALAAQERGEALADPADTVLDPPPIEQADRPARPSLSSDRT, encoded by the coding sequence ATGGGAATGCTGTTCCTGTTCCTGTGGCGCTTCTTCTGGCTGGTGCACGGCGCGGTGTTCGTCGTGCTGCTGGCCATCCTGATCGCCATCGTCATCCACCAGCCGGCGCGGTGGCTGGCCAAGCACGGCCTGCCGTTCCGGATCGGCCTGGTGCTGATGGTGATTCTGTTCGTGGGCAGCATGGTGGGGCTGCTGTGGGCCATGATCCCGCAGGTGGTCAGCCAGATGCGCGTGCTGGCGGTTCAGCTTCCCGCGACGGTCGAGCACGCCCAGACCTGGCTGGGCGAAGAGACGGGCCAGGGGCCCAACTCGGAACTGGCGCGGAACGTCACCCGCCAGTTCACGGACTTCGTGGGGCGGTTCGTTCCGCTCGCGTTCAACATGATCACCACGGTGCTGGGCTCGTTCGCCATCATCGTGCTGGCCAGCTTCTTCGCCGCGCAGCCCAACCTGTACCGCTCGCTGCTGCTGGGGCTGGTCTCGCCCGAGGCGCGGCCGCAGTGGACGCGTATCTACGACGAGGCGGGACGCAGCCTGCGTTCGTGGGTGATCGGCAAGGCGCTCACCATGCTGCTGATCGGCGTGGTGACGTACGTGGGGCTTACGCTCTTCAAGATCCCCGGCGCCCTGGCCCTGGCGGCGTTCGCCGCGCTGATGGAGTTCATCCCCAACTTCGGCCCGACGATCGCCGCGGCGCCGGCCATGATGGTGGCGTTCACCATCTCGCCCATGACGGCGGTGTACGTGGCGCTCTTCTATTTCCTGCTCCAGCAGGTGCAGAACGCCATCACGGTTCCGCTGGTGGAGCAGCGCGCGGTGAACATTCCCCCCGCCGTGCTGCTGGTGTGGCAGCTGATGCTGGCGCTGGGGTTCGGGCTGATGGCGCTCTTCGTGGCCACGCCGCTGCTGGCCGTGATCGTGGTGGCCGTGCGCGTCCTGTACGTGGAGCCGCAGGAGGCGCGTAGCCAGTGGGACCGCCGCGAGGCGCTGGCCGCGCAGGAGCGGGGCGAAGCCCTGGCCGATCCCGCGGACACGGTGCTCGACCCGCCACCGATCGAACAGGCCGATCGCCCCGCCAGGCCTTCGCTCTCGTCCGATCGGACGTAG
- a CDS encoding M48 family metallopeptidase — translation MTEARQTRILTGIDPRSWEHPADRAALNALRKIPIFDEVLRAVFGFFGEKPLRLAFLSASVRVSPTQFGRVHRLYGEACRALDAAPCPLYVRQDVTFNAFAYGMQKPFIVITSATVDALDDDELRFILGHEIGHVMSGHTLYLTMMTVLYQLATMGFPIVGLAARAVLAALLEWHRKAELSCDRAGILAVQDPQPAMRTMLKFAGGASDDVNLADFLAQAEEYRETGDLADQVFKVLNVLALTHPAPVIRVAEMRTWFESGAYERIVAGDYTRRGEPEPAYAQDLSAAAASYRDSARETFANAQQAARRVVDSFRQGFSGPR, via the coding sequence ATGACCGAGGCGCGCCAGACCCGCATCCTCACCGGCATCGACCCGCGCAGCTGGGAGCACCCGGCCGACCGCGCCGCGCTGAACGCGCTCCGCAAGATCCCCATCTTCGACGAGGTGCTGCGGGCGGTGTTCGGCTTCTTCGGCGAAAAGCCGCTGCGGCTGGCCTTTCTTTCCGCGTCGGTGCGCGTGAGCCCCACTCAGTTCGGCCGGGTGCACCGGCTGTACGGTGAAGCCTGCCGCGCCCTCGACGCGGCGCCCTGTCCGCTGTACGTGCGCCAGGACGTAACCTTCAACGCCTTTGCGTACGGCATGCAGAAGCCGTTCATCGTCATCACCTCGGCCACGGTCGACGCGCTGGACGACGACGAGCTGCGGTTCATCCTGGGGCACGAGATCGGCCACGTGATGAGCGGCCACACGCTGTACCTGACCATGATGACGGTGCTGTACCAGCTGGCCACGATGGGCTTTCCCATCGTGGGGCTGGCCGCCCGGGCCGTGCTGGCCGCGCTGCTGGAGTGGCACCGCAAGGCCGAGCTCAGCTGCGACCGCGCGGGGATCCTGGCGGTGCAGGATCCGCAGCCCGCCATGCGCACCATGCTGAAGTTCGCCGGCGGCGCGTCCGATGACGTGAACCTGGCCGACTTCCTGGCCCAGGCCGAGGAGTACCGCGAAACCGGCGACCTGGCCGACCAGGTGTTCAAGGTGCTCAACGTGCTCGCGCTCACGCATCCCGCGCCGGTCATCCGCGTGGCCGAAATGCGCACGTGGTTCGAGAGCGGCGCCTACGAGCGCATCGTGGCGGGCGACTACACGCGCCGCGGCGAACCCGAGCCCGCGTACGCGCAGGACCTGTCCGCCGCCGCCGCCAGCTACCGCGACAGCGCCCGGGAAACCTTCGCCAACGCGCAGCAGGCGGCCCGCCGCGTGGTGGACTCGTTCCGGCAGGGGTTCAGCGGTCCGCGGTAG